CGTTTCCAGTCCTCATCACTGACTTCGGCCCCACCCATCAGTCCGATTCCCGCGTTCCCACAAAACAAATCCACTCGCTCAAAACGCTTTTCCGTGGATTCGACCAGCCGCTGGATTTGCGACTCATCTGCCACATCGCACTCGACCGCAAATCCACCGATCTCTTCAGCGACGCTCGTCGCCAGTTCCTCATTCTGATCGGAAACCACGATCGCCGCAGGATTCTCCGCGGCGAAACGCCGACAAAGGGCCGCGCCAATACCCGACCCGGCCCCCGTGACAACGATCACTTTTTCTTTCAGTTTCACAGAATCCTCCCCCACCATTGAATCAAAGATCATGGGTGCCAAACTTCCGCTGCACGTTAGTCCAACGGCGGCTTCGAATCAAGCAAAGCGCTCGATTGGGCTAAAATCGGATCCGCTGGAAAGACCACCCGTCTCGAATCGCACCGGCAGGATTGGTCCTTAGCTCAACCCGTATGCCCAGCGGATACGGAGTGTACGCCCCATCGTGTTGTGATATAACGCGAGGCATTGGAGCTATCCATTTTCATCGCTATGGATTGGTGCGGACAAATGAGTGAATTGATTTTGGTAAGACACGGTCAAGCGTCTTTCTTCGAAGACAACTACGATCAATTGTCGGAATGCGGACGCGAGCAGTCATTCCAGCTAGGTCAACACTGGATCGCCGAACAGGAATCCTTTGACGCAGTATTTGTTGGTCCAAGAGTCCGTCACCGGGATACGGCAGCGATCGTTGGAGATTGTTACCGCAAAGCCGGACTCGATTGGCCGACAGCCACTATCCAACCTGAACTGGACGAACACCACGTTGACCAATTGGTTAGTCAGCAGGCGGATTCGCTTGCAAATCAATCTGCGGAACTTACCGAACTGTTAGAAGCTTTCGCCCTGGCAACAGAGCGGCAACAACGGCAGCGCAATTTCCAGCGACTCTTTGAAGCCGTCGCGAGTCGCTGGATGCAGGGAGAATCATTTGACATTGAATCTTGGCATGAGTTTCAAGCACGGGTCAATCGTGCCATTGACGAAATTACCGCTTCGCATCAGGGCGGGCGTCGGGTCGCTGTGTTCACCAGTGTTGGCCCCATCTCCATCGCGATCCAACGAGCCTTAAAATGTCAAAGCGATGTCGCGTTGAATACGGGCTGGCGTTTATGGAATTGCTCTTTGACAAATTTCGTTTACTCAACGGGGCGATTTACACTCGACCGGTTTAACGCCCTGCCACATTTACCGAAACAAGACAGGACGTACCGCTAAACGATTTCCGGCAGGAAAATCGCTTAGCCGTCCTCGACAACCTTTTTCTGTGTCTGGTGAAACGATGGACTTTTCAATCCCCAAGACGACCCAAGATCTTTGTCAACAAGTCCGTGAATTTGTCCGCGACGAACTTTTCCCTCTCGAATCCATTGCCAACACGAAACCCTTTACCGAGCTGCTACCAACGCTCAACTCAAAGCGAGCGTTGGTCAAGGAAATGGGCCTCTGGATGCCACAAATCCCCAAGGCGTGGGGCGGTCTCGGCTTGGGCTTCTTTGATTTCGCCATGGTCAGTGAAGAACTCGGACAAAGTCCGTTTGGTCACTTCGTTTTCAATTGCCAAGCGCCGGATGCGGGCAACATGGAAATCCTGATTGAATTTGGCAATGCGGACCAACAAGACCAATGGCTTCGCCCGCTGCTGGCGGGTGAAATCCGCAGCTGTTTTTCCATGACCGAACCCGACCGTGCAGGCTCCAACCCGGCCTGGATGGACACAACGGCCGTTCGAGATGGGGAACAGTACGTCATCAATGGACACAAATGGTTCACCACCGCAGCGGATGGTGCCCGCTTTGCCATTGTGATGGCAGTCACCGATCCCAAGGCGGCCACTCACGAACGGGCCTCTCAAATCATCGTTCCCACGGACAACGCGGGCTTTGAACGTGTCCGTAATATCCCTTGCATGGGACACGTCGGCGACGACTGGGCCAGTCATTCGGAGATTCGCTATCAAGACTGTCGTGTGCCCACATCGCATTTACTGGGGGAGGAGGGCAGCGGATTCCGGATCGCTCAAGCAAGGCTCGGCCCGGGCCGTATCCATCACTGCATGCGATGGATTGGCATTGCCGAACGCTGTTTGGACATGCTCTGCCAGCGAGCTGTCAGCCGCGAGCTGATGCCCGACGAACCCCTTGCAACACGACAAACAGTCCAAAATTGGATTGCGGACAGTCGCGTTCAAATTGACGCGGCCAGGCTGATGACGCTACACGCCGGCTGGAAAATCGATCAAGTGGGTACCCGGCAAGCACGAAGTGAGATTTCAGCTATCAAGTTCTTCGTCGCCGAAGTTCTGAATGCCGTGATTGATCGAGCGATTCAAGTCCATGGAGCGTTGGGGATCAGTGACGATACGGTCCTTTCGACCTTCTTTCGCAATGAACGAGGGGCGCGGATTTATGACGGCCCCGATGAAGTCCACCGAACCGTTGTCGCTCGGCAAACTTTGAAGCCATATGGATTTCCCGCCAAACCTACGAGTAGCAAATAAGATGAGCTCTCTGAACGACAAACCGGCGCCCGTGCGAGCTGGCGAGCAACTCGATGTGGCTCGATTAGAATCTTATTTGGCAGATGTGATCCCAAACGTCCAAGGTCGGCTGAGTATCCAGCAATTTCCCAGCGGCTTTTCCAACC
The window above is part of the Pirellulaceae bacterium genome. Proteins encoded here:
- a CDS encoding histidine phosphatase family protein translates to MSELILVRHGQASFFEDNYDQLSECGREQSFQLGQHWIAEQESFDAVFVGPRVRHRDTAAIVGDCYRKAGLDWPTATIQPELDEHHVDQLVSQQADSLANQSAELTELLEAFALATERQQRQRNFQRLFEAVASRWMQGESFDIESWHEFQARVNRAIDEITASHQGGRRVAVFTSVGPISIAIQRALKCQSDVALNTGWRLWNCSLTNFVYSTGRFTLDRFNALPHLPKQDRTYR
- a CDS encoding acyl-CoA dehydrogenase family protein, producing the protein MDFSIPKTTQDLCQQVREFVRDELFPLESIANTKPFTELLPTLNSKRALVKEMGLWMPQIPKAWGGLGLGFFDFAMVSEELGQSPFGHFVFNCQAPDAGNMEILIEFGNADQQDQWLRPLLAGEIRSCFSMTEPDRAGSNPAWMDTTAVRDGEQYVINGHKWFTTAADGARFAIVMAVTDPKAATHERASQIIVPTDNAGFERVRNIPCMGHVGDDWASHSEIRYQDCRVPTSHLLGEEGSGFRIAQARLGPGRIHHCMRWIGIAERCLDMLCQRAVSRELMPDEPLATRQTVQNWIADSRVQIDAARLMTLHAGWKIDQVGTRQARSEISAIKFFVAEVLNAVIDRAIQVHGALGISDDTVLSTFFRNERGARIYDGPDEVHRTVVARQTLKPYGFPAKPTSSK